The following are encoded in a window of Maylandia zebra isolate NMK-2024a linkage group LG5, Mzebra_GT3a, whole genome shotgun sequence genomic DNA:
- the LOC101488096 gene encoding myosin heavy chain, fast skeletal muscle, which produces MSGDAEMECFGAAAMYLRKPERERIEAQNIPFDAKTAYFVSEPKEMYLKGKLAKREGGKATVETLCGKTITVKEDEVFPMNPPKFDKIEDMAMMTHLSEPTVLYNLKERYAAWMIYTYSGLFCVTVNPYKWLPVYDSIVVAGYRGKKRIEAPPHIFCISDNAYQFMLQDRENQSILITGESGAGKTVNTKRVIQYFATIAVAGGKKTEQVPGKMQGSLEDQIIAANPLLEAYGNAKTVRNDNSSRFGKFIRIHFGTTGKLASADIETYLLEKSRVTFQLSAERSYHIFYQLTTGHKPELIEALLITTNPYDYPMISQGEITVTSINDVEEFIATDTAIDILGFTADEKISMYKLTGAVMHHGNMKFKQKQREEQAEPDGTEVADKIAYLMGLNSADLLKALCYPRVKVGNEYVTKGQTVPQVNNSVNALSKSVYEKMFLWMVVRINEMLDTKQSRSYFIGVLDIAGFEIFDFNSLEQLCINFTNEKLQQFFNHHMFVLEQEEYKKEGIEWEFIDFGMDLAACIELIEKPMGIFSILEEECIVPKATDITFKNKLYDQHVGKSAPFQKPKPAKGKAEAHFSLVHYAGTVDYNVNGWLEKNKDPLNDSVVQLYQKSSTKLLAFLYASHASAEAEGGGKKGGKKKGGSFQTVSALFRENLGKLMTNLRSTHPHFVRCLIPNESKTPGLMENFLVIHQLRCNGVLEGIRICRKGFPSRIVYGDFKQRYKVLNASVIPEGQFIDNKKASEKLLGSIDVDHTQYKFGHTKVFFKAGLLGLLEEMRDEKLAILVTMTQALCRGFLMRREFVKMMERREAIYSIQYNIRSFMNVKTWPWMKLYFKIKPLLKSAETEKEMAAMKVDFEKTKEDLAKALAKKKELEEKMVTLLQEKNDLQIQIQAEGENLADAEERCEGLIKAKIQFEARLKETAERLEDEEEMNAELTAKKRKLEDECSELKKDIDDLELTLAKVEKEKHATENKVKNLVEEMTSQDETIAKLTKEKKALQEAHQQVLDDLQAEEDKVNSLTKAKTKLEQQVDDLEGSLEQEKKLRMDLERAKRKLEGDLKLAQETIMDLENDKQQSDEKIKKKDFEISQLLNKIEDEQSLSAQLQKKIKELQARIEELEEEIEAERAARAKVEKQRSDLSRELEEISERLEEAGGATSVQIEMNKKREAEFQKLRRDLEEATLQHEATAAALRKKQADSVAELGEQIDNLQRVKQKLEKEKSEYKMEIDDLASNMEAIAKAKANLEKMCRSLEDQLSELKTKNDEHVRQLNDIGVQRARLQTENGEIARQLEEKEALISQLTRSKQAYTQQIEELKRHIEEEVKAKNALAHAVQSARHDCDLLREQYEEEQEAKAELQRALSKANSEVAQWRTKYETDAIQRTEELEEAKKKLAQRLQDAEESIEAVNAKCASLEKTKQRLQGEVEDLMIDVERANALAANLDKKQRNFDKILAEWKQKYEETQAELEGSQKEARSLSTELFKMKNSYEEALDHLETLKRENKNLQQEISDLTEQISEGGKTIHELEKAKKTVETEKSELQTSLEEAEATLEHEESKILRIQLELTQVKSEVDRKIAEKDEEIEQIKRNSQRVIESMQTTLDAEVRSRNDALRIKKKMEGDLNEMEIQLSHANRQAAESQKQLRNVQGQLKDAQLHLDEAIRSQEDMKEQVAMVERRNNLMQAEIEELRAALEQTERGRKIAEQELVDASERVGLLHSQNTSLINTKKKLEADFIQIQGEVEDAVQEARNAEEKAKKAITDAAMMAEELKKEQDTSAHLERMKKNLEVTVKDLQHRLDEAENLAMKGGKKQLQKLEARVRELEAEVDAEQRRSADAIKGVRKYERRVKELTYQTEEDKKNIARLQDLVDKLQLKVKSYKRQAEEAEEQANSHLCRYRKVQHEMEEAQERADIAESQVNKLRAKSREIVKTKEAEE; this is translated from the exons ATGAGTGGGGACGCAGAGATGGAGTGTTTTGGCGCGGCGGCCATGTACCTCCGCAAGCCAGAAAGAGAGCGCATTGAAGCTCAAAATATTCCATTTGATGCTAAAACAGCATACTTCGTGAGTGAGCCCAAAGAAATGTACCTCAAGGGGAAACTTGCTAAGAGAGAGGGCGGCAAAGCCACCGTGGAGACTCTGTGCGGGAAG ACTATCACCGTGAAAGAAGATGAAGTCTTCCCAATGAACCCTCCCAAATTCGATAAGATTGAGGACATGGCCATGATGACCCACCTCAGTGAGCCTACTGTGCTGTATAACCTCAAAGAGCGCTATGCAGCATGGATGATCTAC ACCTACTCTGGGCTGTTCTGCGTCACTGTGAACCCCTACAAGTGGCTCCCAGTGTATGATTCAATAGTTGTAGCAGGATACAGGGGCAAGAAGAGAATTGAGGCTCCACCCCACATCTTCTGCATCTCTGATAATGCCTATCAGTTCATGCTCCAAG ACAGAGAAAATCAGTCCATCCTGATTAC TGGAGAATCTGGTGCAGGAAAGACTGTCAACACAAAACGTGTCATCCAGTACTTTGCAACAATTGCAGTGGCTGGAGGAAAGAAAACCGAGCAAGTTCCCGGCAAAATGCAG GGGTCACTGGAAGACCAAATCATTGCAGCAAACCCACTGTTGGAAGCTTATGGTAATGCCAAGACTGTGAGGAATGACAATTCTTCACGTTTT GGAAAATTTATCAGAATTCACTTTGGGACAACTGGAAAACTGGCTTCGGCTGATATTGAaacat ATCTGCTGGAGAAGTCTCGAGTGACGTTCCAGCTCTCTGCTGAGAGGAGCTACCATATCTTCTATCAGCTCACAACGGGCCACAAACCTGAGCTCATCG AGGCTCTCCTGATCACCACAAACCCATACGACTATCCCATGATCAGTCAGGGTGAAATCACTGTCACGAGTATCAATGACGTTGAAGAATTCATCGCTACTGAT ACTGCCATTGACATCCTGGGCTTCACCGCAGACGAGAAAATTAGCATGTATAAACTGACCGGAGCTGTGATGCATCACGGAAACATGAAGTTCAAGCAGAAGCAGCGAGAAGAGCAGGCTGAGCCAGATGGCACTGAGG TTGCAGATAAAATCGCCTACCTCATGGGTCTGAACTCGGCTGATTTGCTAAAAGCACTGTGCTACCCGAGAGTGAAGGTTGGGAACGAGTATGTGACCAAAGGTCAAACTGTTCCTCAG GTCAACAATTCCGTCAATGCTCTCTCAAAGTCGGTCTATGAGAAAATGTTCTTGTGGATGGTCGTCAGAATCAACGAGATGTTGGACACAAAGCAGTCAAGAAGCTATTTTATTGGTGTCCTGGACATTGCTGGGTTTGAAATTTTTGAT TTCAACAGCCTGGAACAGCTGTGCATCAACTTCACCAATGAAAAACTGCAACAGTTTTTCAACCATCACATGTTTGTCCTGGAGCAAGAAGAGTACAAGAAAGAGGGCATTGAATGGGAGTTCATTGACTTTGGTATGGACTTGGCTGCCTGCATTGAGCTTATTGAGAAG CCAATGGGCATCTTCTCCATCCTTGAAGAGGAGTGCATTGTCCCCAAGGCAACAGACATAACCTTCAAGAACAAACTCTATGACCAGCATGTTGGCAAAAGTGCCCCCTTCCAGAAACCAAAGCCTGCCAAAGGCAAAGCTGAGGCCCACTTCTCCCTGGTGCACTATGCTGGTACTGTTGACTACAATGTTaatggctggctggagaagaacaAAGACCCCCTGAACGACTCTGTGGTACAGCTCTACCAGAAGTCTTCAACAAAGCTGTTGGCTTTCCTGTATGCGTCACATGCCTCTGCAGAAG CTGAGGGAGGTGGAAAGAAAGGTGGCAAGAAAAAGGGTGGGTCTTTTCAGACTGTATCTGCTCTGTTCAGG gAGAATCTGGGCAAGCTGATGACGAACTTAAGGAGCACTCATCCTCATTTTGTACGCTGTCTCATTCCAAATGAATCAAAAACTCCTG GTCTCATGGAGAACTTCCTGGTCATCCACCAGCTAAGGTGTAACGGTGTGCTGGAGGGGATCAGGATCTGCAGGAAAGGGTTCCCCAGCAGAATCGTCTACGGTGACTTCAAGCAGAG ATACAAAGTGTTGAATGCCAGTGTCATCCCTGAGGGACAGTTCATCGACAACAAGAAGGCCTCAGAGAAACTCTTGGGCTCCATTGATGTTGACCACACACAGTACAAGTTTGGCCACACAAAG GTGTTCTTCAAAGCTGGTCTCCTGGGTCTATTGGAGGAGATGCGTGATGAAAAACTCGCTATCCTTGTCACAATGACGCAGGCTCTCTGCAGAGGTTTCCTCATGAGGAGAGAGTTTGTCAAGATGATGGAACGCAG GGAGGCGATTTACTCCATCCAGTACAACATCCGTTCATTCATGAATGTCAAAACCTGGCCTTGGATGAAGTTGTACTTCAAGATTAAGCCTCTGCTGAAGAGTGCAGAGACGGAGAAAGAGATGGCCGCAATGAAAGTGGACTTTGAAAAGACCAAAGAGGATCTGGCAAAGGCTCTGGCTAAGAAGAAAGAGCTTGAAGAGAAGATGGTTACTCTCCTACAGGAGAAGAATGATTTGCAGATCCAAATTCAAGCG GAAGGTGAAAACCTTGCTGATGCAGAGGAAAGGTGTGAGGGGCTCATTAAAGCAAAAATCCAGTTCGAGGCCAGACTTAAAGAGACAGCTGAGAGactggaggatgaggaggaaatgAACGCTGAGCTGACTGCAAAGAagaggaagctggaggacgagtgctctgagctgaagaaggatATTGATGACTTGGAGCTGACCCTGGCCAAAGTGGAAAAGGAGAAACATGCCACTGAGAACAAG GTTAAAAACCTGGTTGAGGAAATGACTTCCCAAGATGAGACAATTGCCAAGTTgaccaaagaaaagaaagccctCCAAGAGGCCCATCAGCAGGTCCTCGATGACCTGCAGGCAGAGGAAGACAAAGTTAACAGTCTGACGAAGGCCAAGACCAAGCTGGAGCAGCAAGTGGACGAT CTTGAAGGTTCCCTGGAGCAAGAAAAGAAGCTTCGCATGGACCTTGAGCGGGCTAAAAGAAAGCTTGAAGGTGACCTTAAACTGGCCCAAGAAACCATCATGGATCTGGAGAATGATAAGCAGCAATCtgatgagaaaataaagaa GAAGGATTTTGAAATAAGCCAGCTTCTGAACAAGATTGAGGATGAGCAGTCTCTTTCTGCTCAGCTTCAGAAAAAGATCAAAGAACTGCAG GCTCGTATTGAGGAGCTCGAGGAGGAGATTGAAGCTGAACGTGCTGCTCGGGCCAAGGTGGAGAAGCAGAGGTCTGATCTCTCCAGAGAGCTGGAGGAGATCAGTGAGCGGCTCGAGGAAGCTGGCGGGGCCACTTCTGTTCAGATTGAGATGAACAAGAAGCGCGAGGCCGAGTTTCAGAAGCTGCGGCGTGATCTCGAAGAGGCCACCCTGCAGCACGAAGCCACCGCCGCAGCTCTCCGCAAGAAGCAGGCTGACAGCGTGGCTGAGCTAGGAGAGCAGATTGATAACCTGCAGAGAGTCAAACAGAAGCTGGAGAAAGAGAAAAGCGAGTACAAGATGGAGATTGATGACCTTGCAAGCAACATGGAGGCCATCGCTAAAGCCAAG GCAAATCTGGAGAAAATGTGTCGCTCACTGGAGGATCAGCTGAGTGAGCTGAAGACCAAAAATGATGAACATGTGCGGCAACTGAATGACATTGGGGTGCAAAGGGCAAGGCTTCAAACGGAAAATG GTGAAATCGCTCGCCAACTGGAGGAGAAGGAAGCCCTGATCTCTCAGCTGACAAGGAGCAAGCAGGCTTACACTCAGCAGATTGAAGAGCTAAAGAGGCACATTGAAGAGGAAGTTAAA GCCAAGAACGCCCTGGCTCATGCTGTCCAGTCAGCTCGTCATGACTGCGACCTCCTCAGAGAGCAGtatgaggaggagcaggaggccaAAGCTGAGCTGCAGCGTGCATTATCCAAAGCAAACAGCGAGGTGGCTCAGTGGAGGACCAAATATGAAACCGATGCTATTCAGCGCActgaggagctggaggaggcaaA GAAAAAGCTCGCCCAGCGTCTCCAGGATGCAGAGGAGTCCATCGAAGCTGTGAATGCAAAATGTGCCTCTCTGGAAAAGaccaaacagagactgcagggtGAAGTGGAGGACCTGATGATCGACGTGGAGAGAGCTAATGCTCTGGCTGCTAACCTTGACAAGAAGCAGAGAAACTTTGACAAG ATTCTTGCTGAGTGGAAGCAGAAGTATGAAGAAACCCAAGCAGAACTAGAGGGATCTCAAAAAGAAGCTCGTTCTCTCAGCACTGAGCTGTTTAAGATGAAGAATTCATATGAGGAAGCTCTTGATCACCTGGAGACCTTGAAGAGGGAGAACAAGAACCTGCAAC AGGAGATCTCTGATCTAACTGAGCAAATCAGTGAGGGTGGAAAAACCattcatgaactggaaaaagcGAAAAAGACTGTAGAAACAGAGAAGTCTGAACTCCAGACTTCACTTGAAGAGGCAGAG gcTACTCTGGAGCACGAGGAATCCAAGATCCTCCGCATTCAGCTTGAGCTGACCCAAGTCAAGAGTGAAGTTGACAGGAAGATTGCAGAGAAGGACGAAGAGATTGAACAGATCAAGAGGAACAGCCAGAGAGTGATCGAGTCCATGCAAACTACTCTGGATGCTGAGGTCAGGAGCAGGAATGATGCCCTGAGAATCAAGAAGAAGATGGAGGGAGACCTGAATGAGATGGAGATTCAGCTGAGTCATGCCAACCGCCAGGCAGCTGAATCCCAGAAACAGCTGAGGAATGTGCAGGGACAGCTGAAG GATGCCCAGCTCCATCTTGATGAAGCCATTAGAAGCCAGGAAGACATGAAGGAGCAGGTTGCAATGGTGGAGCGCAGAAACAACCTGATGCAGGCTGAGATCGAGGAGCTGAGAGCTGCACTGGAGCAAACAGAGAGAGGCCGCAAGATTGCTGAACAGGAGCTGGTTGATGCCAGCGAGCGTGTGGGACTGCTGCACTCTCAG AACACCAGCCTTATCAACACCAAGAAGAAGCTGGAGGCTGATTTCATTCAGATCCAAGGTGAAGTGGAAGATGCTGTCCAGGAGGCCAGAAATGCTGAAGAAAAGGCCAAGAAGGCCATCACTGAT GCTGCCATGATGGCAgaagagctgaagaaggagCAGGACACCAGTGCTCATTTGGAGAGGATGAAGAAGAACCTGGAGGTGACAGTGAAGGACCTGCAGCACCGCCTTGATGAAGCTGAGAACCTGGCCATGAAAGGTGGCAAGAAGCAGCTCCAGAAACTGGAGGCTAGG GTCCGTGAACTAGAGGCTGAAGTTGATGCTGAACAGAGGCGCAGCGCTGATGCTATCAAGGGAGTGCGAAAATATGAGAGAAGAGTAAAGGAGCTCACCTATCAG ACGGAGGAGGACAAGAAGAATATTGCCAGACTTCAGGATCTGGTGGACAAGCTCCAGCTAAAAGTGAAGTCCTATAAGCGACAGGCTGAGGAGGCT GAGGAGCAGGCCAACAGTCACCTGTGCAGGTACAGGAAGGTGCAGCATGAAATGGAGGAAGCTCAGGAGCGTGCTGACATTGCTGAGTCTCAAGTTAACAAACTCAGGGCGAAGAGTCGTGAAATTgtcaag ACCAAGGAAGCAGAGGAGTGA
- the p4htmb gene encoding transmembrane prolyl 4-hydroxylase, translated as MTDNQETQDAAAEDTTPSGSATLPLRQPCERLSCHKSSVCSRSYFVVVMVFFHVYIINVIALLFYVHYNSGQEDANRSRDAPSSGHQRPESRRPPSKDELQRDISLPRIEGIRVGHVQKVSLVSGRLHEMRTLSLKPLLFEIPGFLSEDECRVVMQLAQLKGLMESQLMVQDGQEELARELNLSPEEIFNLLDINQDGQLQLHEILTHSRVRDGIWLTPENLREIYAGLKADKDGNGLLSLEEFRLLSNDAFQRFLLQRGVKRSQLVRNSRHTWLYQGKGAHQVLQDIKERVIRLTRLPPTLVDLSEPLQVVRYEEGGHYHAHHDSGPVYPETACTHTRLAANASTPFETSCRYITVLFYLNSVDGGGETAFPVADNRTYDEVSLIHNDVDLLDTRRNCDKSNLRVKPTKGTAVFWYNYLSDGRGWVGEQDEYALHGGCMVTHGTKWVANKWINIDPDYQRQTRYQQLVLQQPEEEEDDDEDLTMNTGIQSPSIHQDL; from the exons ATGACTGACAACCAGGAAACCCAAGATGCTGCTGCTGAGGACACGACTCCGTCCGGGAGCGCGACCTTGCCGCTTCGTCAGCCGTGCGAGCGCCTCTCCTGCCACAAGAGCAGCGTGTGCTCCCGCTCCTACTTTGTGGTAGTGATGgtgttttttcatgtttacatCATTAACGTGATCGCGCTGCTTTTCTACGTGCACTACAACAGTGGGCAGGAAGACGCGAACCGAAGTCGTGATGCTCCCAGCAGCGGCCACCAGCGCCCCGAGTCGCGACGTCCGCCATCGAAAGACGAGCTTCAGCGCGATATTTCTCTGCCACGGATAGAGGGAATAAGG GTGGGACATGTCCAGAAGGTGTCACTGGTGTCAGGGAGACTTCACGAGATGAGGACTTTGAGCCTGAAACCGCTTCTTTTTG agATCCCGGGTTTTCTGTCTGAGGATGAGTGCCGTGTGGTGATGCAGCTTGCCCAGCTGAAGGGTCTAATGGAGAGCCAGTTAATGGTACAAGATGGTCAGGAGGAGCTGGCCAGGGAGCTCAATCTCAGCCCAGAGGAGATCTTTAACCTTCTAGATATCAACCAGGATGGACAATTGCAGCTCCATGAG ATACTGACTCATTCTCGAGTGAGAGATGGCATCTGGCTCACACCAGAGAATCTGCGAGAAATTTATGCTGGGCTCAAAGCTGACAAGGATGGCAATG GTTTGCTGAGTCTAGAAGAGTTCAGGCTTCTGAGCAACGATGCTTTCCAGCGCTTCCTGTTGCAGCGCGGGGTGAAAAGGAGTCAGCTGGTGAGAAACAGCAGACACACGTGGTTGTACCAGGGCAAAGGAGCACACCAGGTCCTCCAAGACATCAAAGAGAG GGTGATTCGCCTCACTCGACTCCCACCCACGTTAGTGGATCTTAGTGAACCTCTTCAGGTGGTTCGCTATGAGGAGGGGGGACATTACCATGCCCACCACGACAGTGGCCCGGTCTACCCTGAAACAgcctgtacacacacacgcctTGCTGCAAATGCTTCTACTCCTTTTGAAACGTCTTGCAG GTACATCACAGTTCTCTTCTACCTGAATTCTGTTGATGGGGGCGGGGAGACCGCATTCCCAGTGGCAGACAACAGGACCTATGATGAAGTG TCTCTCATACACAATGACGTGGATCTTTTGGACACCAGAAGGAATTGTGACAAAAGTAACCTGAGGGTGAAGCCGACCAAAGGGACCGCTGTTTTCTGGTACAACTACCTTTCTGATGGAAGAG GTTGGGTGGGGGAACAGGACGAATACGCTCTGCATGGAGGTTGTATGGTCACCCATGGCACTAAGTGGGTTGCCAATAAATGGATCAACATTGATCCGGATTACCAGAGGCAGACTCGCTATCAGCAGTTGGTGTTACAACagccagaagaggaagaagatgatgatgaagatctgactATGAACACAGGAATACAGAGTCCTAGCATCCATCAAGACTTGTAG
- the slc26a6l1 gene encoding solute carrier family 26 member 6, like 1, producing MESARRSERFRVERDVLDELKLEEVTQRKSYADIHSSLSEQLKNALRCNIHYLKQSIVRRLPVLYWLPKYSVWDYGMPDLISGISVGIMHLPQGMAYALLASLPPVFGLYSSLYPALVYFFFGTSRHVSIGTFTVLSIMVGSVTERLAPDVDFQKANGTNITAEVDVTARDSYRVQVAAATTVLGGLIQVLLGVVKFGFVGTYLSEPLVRAYTTAAAAHAVVAQLKYIFGVSPTRFSGPLSLVYTLKDVCSLLPNTHLPTLLVSVVTIVLLIAAKELNSFLSSKLPVPIPVELITIVAGTLISSYAHLNTNYTISVVGEIPSGLSSPSVPDVNLFGEVIGDAFALAIVGYAITISLGKTFALKHGYKVDSNQELVALGLSNTVGGFFQCFSVCSSMSRSLIQDTTGVKTQMAGVASSLIVLVIILKLGTLFQELPKAVLSAVVFVNLKGMFKQYYDIITLWRSSKIDLVVWLVTWVSTLLLNLDLGLAASVTFAVFTVIFRTQLPTYSVLGNIPGTELYVDIEMHREARGIPGVTIFRSSATVYFANADLYLEALKEKSGLNISKMIIYKRRQEAKQKRRERRAERRAKRQAKRERRAQRAARQLSEFSLEEEGGCWRDTSIDGTVIVEDEQGGTERENGTVFVIPTTPRTPDGRWEYLKGGDPDCTSLGWMSELQDGDTTTLGSSSEDTLSQDLERMSLGSLGKWTWDIHSIILDLSTANFIDTVAIKTMKNIFQDFSEIDVDVYMAGCQASVVEQLEHGDFFSEKITKRRLFASVHDAVLHCLNHRGATTIPRYEPSVELHTSTKL from the exons ATGGAGTCTGCACGCAGATCTGAGAGATTCAGAGTGGAGAGGGATGTGCTTGATGAACTGAAACTGGAAGAGGTAACACAGAGGAAATCATATGCTGATATCCACTCTTCTCTAAGTGAGCAGCTAAAGAATGCCTTAAG ATGCAACATACATTACCTCAAGCAAAGTATAGTGAGGAGACTGCCTGTGTTATACTGGCTCCCCAAGTACTCAGTCTGGGACTACGGCATGCCAGACCTCATCTCCGGGATTAGTGTGGGTATAATGCACCTGCCACAAG GTATGGCATATGCATTACTGGCTTCTTTACCTCCTGTATTTGGCCTCTACTCATCGCTCTACCCAGCACTGGTCTACTTCTTTTTTGGAACATCACGCCATGTTTCCATAG GCACATTTACGGTGCTGAGCATCATGGTGGGTAGTGTGACAGAAAGACTTGCTCCGGATGTAGATTTCCAGAAAGCGAATGGGACCAACATCACTGCAGAGGTAGATGTGACTGCCAGGGACTCATACAGGGTGCAAGTGGCAGCAGCTACTACTGTGCTTGGAGGACTTATTCAG GTGCTACTGGGTGTGGTAAAGTTTGGATTTGTGGGGACATATTTGTCTGAACCTCTGGTGCGAGCTTACacaacagctgcagcagccCATGCTGTGGTGGCACAACTGAAGTACATCTTTGGAGTTTCCCCTACGCGGTTTAGTGGTCCGCTGTCATTGGTGTAT ACTCTGAAGGATGTTTGCTCTTTGCTGCCAAACACTCATCTTCCCACACTGCTGGTCAGCGTTGTGACTATAGTGCTTCTAATTGCAGCCAAGGAGCTCAACTCATTTCTCAGTTCAAAGCTGCCAGTTCCCATCCCAGTGGAGCTTATCACC ATTGTGGCAGGGACACTGATATCCTCCTATGCCCACTTGAACACCAACTACACAATTTCAGTTGTTGGAGAAATTCCTAGTGG TTTAAGTTCCCCCAGTGTGCCAGATGTGAATCTTTTCGGAGAAGTCATCGGTGATGCTTTTGCACTGGCCATTGTTGGATACGCCATAACTATTTCCCTTGGCAAAACATTTGCACTAAAACATGGATACAAGGTGGACAGTAACCAG GAGCTTGTGGCGCTGGGTCTGAGTAATACAGTTGGAGGCTTCTTTCAGTGCTTCTCTGTCTGCTCCTCTATGTCTCGAAGTCTAATACAAGACACAACTGGGGTCAAAACACAA ATGGCTGGAGTTGCCTCATCTCTAATTGTGTTAGTGATCATACTTAAACTTGGGACACTGTTCCAGGAACTGCCAAAG GCCGTCCTATCAGCAGTTGTGTTTGTAAATTTGAAAGGGATGTTCAAGCAGTACTATGACATCATTAcactgtggaggagcagcaagaTCGACCTG GTGGTTTGGTTGGTCACCTGGGTATCAACATTGCTCCTCAATCTGGACCTGGGTCTGGCAGCATCTGTCACCTTTGCAGTGTTTACGGTTATCTTCAGGACTCAGCT GCCGACATACTCTGTTCTGGGAAATATTCCAGGTACAGAGCTCTATGTGGATATAGAAATGCACAGAGAG GCGAGAGGGATTCCAGGTGTTACTATATTCCGCTCGTCTGCAACAGTTTATTTCGCCAATGCTGATCTCTACCTGGAAGCCCTGAAAGAAAAG AGTGGCCTTAACATCAGCAAAATGATTATCTACAAAAGGAGGCAGGAGGCTAAACAGAAACGAAGAGAAAGACGGGCTGAGAGACGGGCAAAGAGGCAGGCCAAGAGAGAA AGACGAGCACAGAGGGCAGCTAGACAACTTTCAGAGTTCTCTCTGGAGGAAGAGGGTGGCTGTTGGAGAGACACATCCATAGACGGGACCGTTATAGTGGAGGACGAGCAGGGTGGGACTGAGAGGGAAAATGGGACAGTGTTTGTCATCCCAACCACTCCCCGAACACCAGACGGTAGATGGGAATACCTCAAAGGAGGAGATCCAGATTGCACCAGCTTAGGATGGATGTCTGAGCTGCAGGATGGGGACACCACCACTCTGGGCTCAAGCAGTGAGGACACCTTGAGCCAGGATCTTGAGCGAATGTCTCTGGGTTCCCTGGGCAAATGGACCTGGGATATTCATTCCATCATTCTTGACCTCTCCACAGCTAACTTCATTGACACAGTGGCTATCAAGACCATGAAAAAT ATTTTCCAGGACTTCAGTGAGATTGATGTAGATGTCTACATGGCTGGTTGTCAAG CCTCTGTGGTGGAACAATTAGAGCATGGTGACTTCTTCTCTGAGAAAATAACAAAGAGACGTCTTTTTGCCTCCGTACACGACGCTGTGCTCCACTGTCTAAACCACCGTGGAGCGACAACCATCCCAAGATATGAGCCGTCAGTG GAGCTGCATACCAGCACGAAACTTTAA